The Deltaproteobacteria bacterium genome window below encodes:
- a CDS encoding HD domain-containing protein produces RVGEIAAVLARALGFDDEQCANIRDCAPLHDIGKIGIPDAVLLKPGKLDPDEWKIMQHHCIFGCEILGPLTSRTEARKSCQLWDAPSDEGNELLDLARNLAMLHHERWDGTGYPLGLVGEQIPLEARIVAVVDTYDALASERPYKKAFPEEQCLAIIRESSGSHFDPAVVEAFFQNIDAIRAIRQLWQD; encoded by the coding sequence CCGCGTCGGCGAAATCGCGGCCGTCCTGGCCAGGGCCCTGGGCTTCGACGACGAGCAGTGCGCCAATATCCGGGACTGCGCCCCCCTGCACGACATCGGCAAGATCGGCATTCCCGACGCCGTCCTGCTCAAGCCCGGAAAACTCGACCCGGATGAATGGAAAATCATGCAGCACCACTGCATCTTTGGCTGTGAAATCCTTGGCCCCCTGACCAGCCGGACCGAGGCCCGCAAGAGTTGCCAACTGTGGGACGCGCCCAGCGACGAGGGCAACGAACTTCTCGATCTGGCCCGCAACCTGGCCATGCTTCATCACGAGCGCTGGGACGGAACCGGCTACCCCCTGGGCCTTGTGGGCGAACAGATCCCCCTGGAAGCGCGCATCGTGGCCGTGGTCGACACCTACGACGCCCTGGCCAGCGAACGGCCCTACAAAAAAGCCTTTCCCGAGGAACAATGCTTGGCCATCATCCGCGAAAGCTCGGGTTCCCACTTCGATCCGGCCGTGGTCGAGGCTTTTTTCCAAAACATCGACGCCATCAGGGCCATCCGCCAACTTTGGCAGGACTGA